Proteins encoded by one window of Sus scrofa isolate TJ Tabasco breed Duroc chromosome 12, Sscrofa11.1, whole genome shotgun sequence:
- the CRK gene encoding adapter molecule crk isoform X2 codes for MELHFSLDFSIVSLILQGLSLLRVSPSRLRIGDQEFDSLPALLEFYKIHYLDTTTLIEPVSRSRQGSGVILRQEEAEYVRALFDFNGNDEEDLPFKKGDILRIRDKPEEQWWNAEDSEGKRGMIPVPYVEKYRPASASVSALIGGNQEGSHPQPLGGPEPGPYAQPSVNTPLPNLQNGPIYARVIQKRVPNAYDKTALALEVGELVKVTKINMSGQWEGECNGKRGHFPFTHVCLLDQQNPDEDFS; via the exons GGGTGAGCCCCTCCAGACTCCGAATAGGAGATCAAGAATTTGATTCATTGCCTGCTTTACTGGAATTCTACAAAATACACTATTTGGACACTACAACGTTGATAGAACCAGTTTCCAGATCCAGGCAGGGTAGTGGAGTGATTCTCAGGCAGGAAGAGGCAGAGTATGTCCGAGCCCTCTTTGACTTTAATGGGAATGATGAGGAAGATCTTCCCTTTAAGAAAGGAGACATCCTGAGAATCCGGGATAAGCCTGAAGAGCAGTGGTGGAATGCGGAGGACAGCGAAGGCAAGAGGGGGATGATCCCAGTCCCTTACGTCGAGAAGTATAGACCTGCCTCCGCCTCAGTATCGGCTCTGATTGGAGGTAACCAGGAGGGTTCCCACCCACAGCCATTGGGTGGGCCGGAGCCCGGGCCCTATGCCCAACCCAGCGTCAACACTCCGCTCCCTAACCTCCAGAATGGGCCCATTTATGCCAGGGTAATCCAGAAGCGAGTCCCTAATGCCTACGACAAGACAGCCTTGGCTTTGGAG GTCGGTGAGCTGGTAAAGGTTACGAAGATTAATATGAGTGGTCAGTGGGAAGGGGAGTGTAATGGCAAACGAGGTCACTTCCCATTCACACATGTCTGTCTGCTGGATCAACAGAATCCCGATGAGGACTTCAGCTGA